The genomic DNA TTGTGACCGGTTTACAGGAACATGTTTATGTGATGACGGATGGACAGGTGATACATGTGCAGAAGGTAAGTTATCCTTATCATTTCTGCTAACTGATCATTTGGTATTCGGAATTGTATGTCATTGATTGCAGGAAAGGTAGCGTATTGATACCTGCTTTGTATATTGTTAGAAAGTTTCAATAGTCTTTAAATGAAGACAACATATGTATGCAGCATTTCCATGTCATAAAtccatttaaagaaaaaaaattccggGTTACAGACTTAGACCGAGAGAAGCAACATCAACTATAAGGGGAAAACAACGgaaacaacagaaatactgatctggaacaaaaacaaatgccaaaATAAATAGACATAAAGGGCTATGTGATTACAAAGAGTACTATTTTGAAAGGTGCCATACGtaacaaaatctaaaaaaaaacaaaaaaaaacataaaataatttgtctcttGGTTTGTTGCGTGTTTGTCCTTTTCCCATGATTTATTACGCGCATCCATTCTTTGCAATATAAACGTCAAATCCTGCAGTTTCATTGTTTGGGAGTACTTTGTTGTATTTTAAGATGATTGGATAGTGGCAACAATGACGTCATGTTGATAACTTggcttataaataaaaataaatgtgcaatctcataaaatgaaatatatgttatatgttttGCTTACAGCAACGTATTTGAATATCACATGCGCACCGAACTGTAATTGTCTAGATGCAAGATGTTCTAATAATGGAAGTCATTTAAGCAATCCAACAACAACAGACTCCCAACTTTCATCAGGTATGTTTAATTGTTAGCAAATATCTTCTTTAAAgtagaattgaaatatattcaaatcGTTAATCCAAATTTCAACATGTCTCCTCAGCTAATCTGACATTTATAATACACAACACAGTATCCAACAACTGGACCCAATATTACCAGACATAAACGGactgttgatatttttaataaaatcacGACAGGTGCTTGTAAATTGACAAAACATAAcgcaatatgtttttttttttaaatcgaggCTTTCGATcggtatttctttttacatgATGTCTTCTGTCCATTTCTAATTGCGTGGTTATAGTCGTTTACAATTTTTAACTAACTGCAATTTTGATTCGATTTCTCATACTAAGATATCCGACAAAACTGGTATGTGTAATGCGGGAAACAAGATCCAACTATCAtatttagaaaaatcatattatATCGATTACGGAGATTGTAGGGAAAATATATGTGACCAAGGCAATTTGTCTCGAATGTTTCATTCCTTAAGTATATTTTCATCGCAgattcaataaagaaaaaaaaacattatggaGGAAATTATGGAAACTccttttctttgaaaattggaaGTTTAAAGGTTTGAATCAGATGGTTAATGATAGAAAAAGAAGTACATGTACGACTAAACGCTATTCCACTGTCTTAATTATCTAAATTTTCCAAATACTGGTGACTACCAGACGGTACGGTTTGGTGTTCATGATTAGTTCTATAAAATGCTGTATTAAACAGTTTATTAAATGTGCCATTGATATCTTCTAGTATCCcgtaaaaaaacccaaaacaagTGTTTTAGCTTTCATATCAACTGCGAAAAGATCACAGCTCAATCGACAATATTGAAAGTATTATAATACAAACAGGGTTACAATTGCAAACAAATTTACAACCCTGGTAACATAGCCAAATATTCACCTTAGCTTATTACAcatattagttttaaaaaatgcataatatgCATACGGCTGTTGTTGGCTGAAGCCGAGTTGTTGGTTTTCCCCCCACATAttcacaattttaattttacttctaatgTCCATTTATGGTAGAAATTGATATATGTTATTTGTAGGCGTGTGTAAACTCTTCTTTCTTATTACAGACGCAGACGCTAGTCAGCAAAAAATGGAAAAGGACAATTTCATCCTATTTCTATTCATTGTATTATGCTTAATGATAGCCTTCATATTGGTTGTTATATTTATCTCAacgaaatgtaaaaagaaatactGTGCAGTTGAAGCGAAATCAAGAGATACAACTTGCCATGTGTATGAACTATCATGGTAGAcataaactattaaaaaaactaGGGCAAACGTCAATTAGAAAATTATAACGAGTgtgatcttttttttcttcaaaactttCAGTGTGCCTATGTGTCATTTTTCTTCTCAAGACTGTTCCGTAGAATTGGAAAAGGTATTTtcgaaaataaaatacattatagTAGAGTGACATATCAAGAAAGGGTTGCTTATTGAATATTCTAAGAGTAAAATTACCCGACATAACTCCATTGATAATGAGTTAATACTTGTGTTAGTTGCTACTATTTTTTCAATTAACTTGCAGTTTCTACTAGAAGTCTGTagtgtctttttttgttattaaggaTGAGTTTTTATTAATACACTGCCATGTCCggtctatgtttttgtttgatatatttttgcaTTGCATAAATCTGATTAGTTTGCTTTTTCAACACAGTTTAattgtctgttctatgtttTGCTTATCGCCACTGCCCCGGGATATGGAAAGGTTGAACGCttacaaaaatttctaaaaacgaaaaaacgaaaacatgaaaaataccgaactctaaATGGCAcaatcaaaagctaaaaaaagctaaaacacatcaaacaaattgataacTGACTTTGTACTGGACTATGTCTTGTGTAGAAAAAAAGGTgaattaaacctagttttataaCAAGCTAAACTTTTCTCTTGTTTGACTGTCAAATGTAATTTGCATCATAATGAAGAAAGTATGTTAACAAAACCAACAGATATTATaggtaaaaatgataaatattaggGGTGCAGCAGTGAACATTGTGTTAAGTCTTACCAATatgtcaaaaaagaaaaaaacaaaaacgcaCATTGGCCATAGCACAGTAACAAAATGACGGTGTGTAATAGAAATGAGCAACGTCAAATGGACAGTATCAAAAAGTGACTTAACTAGGTTTTACtctttctctttgacacattacttATTCCATTTTATAGTAACAGTTATTAtctacaaagacaaataaaagaataccaTAAAAAGTAATTTAACGTCAGTATCTAGGATTTGTACTTCACGACCATCGGGTTTTATTTGCGAAATGAATAGTGAATACTTATCTTGTAGCAGCTGCAAGCTCATGAGTACCGAATGAGGTGGAGAAAATATATCACATacgcaggtgaagttggtatattgctactgaAGTGTGgcaaattataatttcaaattataattattttaattggtTGCCATAGGTTCTCGCAATTTGATGACTGCTTATGTCAAATATAAGTATGAAAATGAGATAGAGGGAATAATACGTTCGTGAGATCCTACCACTTTATTTATGTATCTGTCCTAAGTCAAGAGCATGTAGTTCAGAAGTTGTCGTTAGTTTATGTCTTGCAAATTCGTTTTCCGTTAATTGTTTTGTCGAAaattaggtcgttagttttctcaattgaatggTCTAAAATATCGGATGTATTGGGACGTGTTTTTGATCGGTATGATGTggaatatgtaaatatttcagaaattaaaaagatgtaaattaataagatatgtaaacataaacatggtaaatatatgtataatatgtGTGTGTTGTAATGTTTAATATGTAatactattaaattataagttttGATCTTAAAATCTGGGCCTTGATCTTTGTTTTGTACAACACACTTCAGTTACatgatttcatttgatttgtactCTCTACAAAATTAGAAGAAAGAATTAGggagtttttttcaaattgtggaATCTATGGTTCTGCAAATTATCGAATGTGGGTAAAGTAGAGATtgtaaaatttttatttgtgcAACCGAAAATAAACATCGGTTGATAATAGTTTTAGATGATTATCTAATAATAACTCTTTGAGTTTCACTTTACGTGAACGTCTGAATGAATGTTCATTGATTGCAAGATCCCCACCTGTATCAcctttaatatgacaaaaacaatcaaaaccaaggagtaaacaaagactcacaaaaccaaaggacattgacatcaacagttataaataagaaacaacacaaacttcactaaaaaccgggaatgaaatcaggtgctctggaagggttgGCATTTCAAGCACCGTATACGGTACCcgtctttgttcagttcggtaatgatggaaggttattatggCTCAGGAAGAATATCATATATGATTTCtaacacacttttgtcataatggtgAATCAGTTTATGATGGGGACCGTTCAATTTCTggagtgatgaccttaatttgattgaatCATAGTCTTGTCTTAGtaacttttgagaaagcagtattcctcgttcaacaaaatcaacataCTTTGAGCTGGTTCTAGAGTAACGTATATACGTATCAAGTAAGACACAAATACTTCATATGCTGGTGCCGCTGGGATGTTGTACACAGAAATGTAAAGTTGActttaggaaaattaaaatcatcgcgtttgtcataaattgtggTTTTTAACCTACATGTACCAGCAGTAATCTTTTCAAGAAAAGggtctaaatatgaagcagatttatctttgtcggtagtatctttaatttc from Mytilus trossulus isolate FHL-02 chromosome 8, PNRI_Mtr1.1.1.hap1, whole genome shotgun sequence includes the following:
- the LOC134727369 gene encoding multiple epidermal growth factor-like domains protein 10 encodes the protein MDIFAECTDCTNIVCPKGFCGEGCLNICECTSHAHCHHQQCCVCNKGFTGQSCDTPCVEGYFGEGCIHTCLCSNHSTCDRFTGTCLCDDGWTGDTCAEATYLNITCAPNCNCLDARCSNNGSHLSNPTTTDSQLSSDADASQQKMEKDNFILFLFIVLCLMIAFILVVIFISTKCKKKYCAVEAKSRDTTCHVYELSW